A DNA window from Trypanosoma brucei brucei TREU927 chromosome 10, whole genome shotgun sequence contains the following coding sequences:
- a CDS encoding phosphatidylinositol N-acetylglucosaminyltransferase subunit c — protein sequence MRNCQPASLRETSAMGEAAQPRGTIGSVSTETATVRDEGRVWRKVLYTRQPYEDNYVDPQQFLQDLRQNVNVATYEYNKVVLDTFVVIQQFSFVVFYLFVFSMMLSGRVDECALMWVNATLFTLAFVFCIVVQRQQAVDRGEIPTPFTHYLMGLCRQGIPLVGVLILLSPVLQTLTVAYSNDTIVTLSSLSMFVHVLLTDYNYLNCYSERYQQNTAVNAATFGIILIASRIQRVFQSGALIMFGILCFTLSPIPRHNLKHVSLRAHVVLTFTICALAIYFLMEVPVFALLYCVVVVVISVVIPFFFVKLHGSMKDQINGPWDEAKPTNSAAAVEWANAGMLQ from the coding sequence ATGCGCAATTGTCAGCCGGCTTCGTTGCGAGAAACGTCAGCGATGGGAGAGGCAGCACAGCCACGTGGTACTATTGGGAGCGTGTCAACTGAAACAGCGACAGTGCGTGATGAGGGGCGCGTTTGGCGCAAAGTGTTGTACACGCGTCAGCCGTATGAAGACAACTATGTGGATCCTCAGCAGTTCCTTCAGGACCTACGGCAGAATGTGAATGTTGCCACCTATGAGTATAACAAGGTGGTGTTGGACACATTTGTTGTTATTCAGCAattttcgtttgttgtgtTCTATCTCTTTGTATTTTCTATGATGCTTTCCGGGAGGGTGGATGAGTGCGCGCTCATGTGGGTGAATGCTACACTATTCACGTTggcgtttgtgttttgtattgtggtgcagcggcagcaggcTGTTGATCGCGGTGAGATTCCCACACCGTTTACGCATTACTTGATGGGGTTGTGTAGGCAAGGCATTCCACTGGTGGGGGTCCTTATTCTTCTGTCACCCGTCCTACAAACCTTGACTGTGGCGTATAGCAATGACACCATTGTGACACTTAGTTCCTTGTCAATGTTCGTGCATGTGCTTCTGACGGATTATAATTACCTCAACTGCTATTCGGAGAGGTATCAGCAGAACACTGCGGTGAATGCAGCCACATTCGGCATAATACTTATTGCCTCACGCATTCAGAGGGTGTTTCAGAGCGGTGCACTCATTATGTTTGGAATTCTATGCTTCACTTTGTCTCCTATTCCCAGACATAACCTCAAACATGTCTCCCTAAGGGCACATGTTGTGTTAACATTCACTATATGTGCGCTTGCCATCTACTTCTTGATGGAGGTTCCGGTATTTGCCCTTCTGTACTgtgtagtggtggtggtaataTCTGTTGTCATTCCATTCTTCTTCGTCAAATTGCATGGCAGCATGAAAGATCAAATCAATGGACCGTGGGATGAGGCAAAACCAACTAATAGTGCGGCTGCAGTCGAATGGGCCAACGCAGGCATGCTTCAGTGA